A single Cannabis sativa cultivar Pink pepper isolate KNU-18-1 chromosome 7, ASM2916894v1, whole genome shotgun sequence DNA region contains:
- the LOC133039877 gene encoding protein DOWNSTREAM OF FLC: MAKLVLLMALSFLPALALATRWVKDPLVVEGKVYCDTCLAGYETTATTYIAGAKVRIECKDRVSNRVIYSKEASTDSSGTYKTVIPEDHGDEICNAVLVSSPQFDCATAAPGRDRALVILTENNGIATKNRYVNAMGFTRTDALAGCADVLKQYEETEYGY, translated from the exons atgGCGAAACTAGTTTTGTTAATGGCGCTTAGCTTCCTTCCGGCATTGGCTTTGGCAACCCGTTGGGTGAAGGATCCCCTTGTAGTTGAAGGCAAAGTTTACTGTGACACATGCCTAGCTGGTTACGAAACCACCGCCACTACTTACATCGCCG GCGCCAAGGTGAGAATAGAATGCAAGGACAGGGTCTCAAACAGGGTCATCTACAGCAAAGAGGCCTCAACAGACTCATCTGGAACCTACAAGACGGTCATTCCAGAGGACCATGGTGATGAGATCTGTAATGCTGTGCTAGTGAGCAGTCCTCAGTTCGACTGCGCCACTGCAGCTCCAGGCCGTGATCGCGCCCTTGTGATTCTCACCGAGAACAATGGCATTGCAACTAAGAACCGTTATGTCAACGCAATGGGATTCACTAGAACTGATGCACTTGCTGGGTGTGCTGATGTTCTCAAGCAGTATGAGGAGACTGAGTATGGATACTAG